The window ATTCTACACTTGAAGCAGCGGTGCTTGAGAACTACTCTGAGATTGTATACGCAACTTACGACGATGCATACCTAACTGCTTTAGCGCTACAAAACCAAGTAAACCTATTCCTGAACGACCCTAGCCAAGCCGCATTGGAAGATGCAAAGAAGGCATGGTTGGCTGCAAGAGAGCCTTACGGACAATCTGAAGCATTCAGATTCTACGGTGGCCCAATCGATGATGCTGATGGACCTGAAGGTCAGCTGAATGCATGGCCATTGGATGAGGCACATATTGATTACGTAGTTGAAGGTTCAGGTACAAACATCATCAACGATACAGAGACTTTCCCTGAAATCACTAAGGAAGTACTGCTGGAGCAAAATGAGAATGGCAGTGAAACAAATGTCGCTCTAGGCTACCATGCCATTGAGTTCCTTCTTTGGGGACAAGACCTTTCTGATGGCCCGGGTGGCGGAGAAAGACCTTATACAGACTATACCACTGCTGACAATGCCAACAGAAGAGCTACTTACCTGAAACTGGCAATCCAGATTCTGGTAGATGACCTTGCTTCTTTAAGAGCAGAATGGGCTGAAGGCGGTGACTACAGAACTACTTTCGTAGCAGAGAATGGTTCAATCGGCTACATCCTATCAGGTATGGGTAAGCTAAGCAAAGGTGAACTGGCTGGTGAGCGTATCTTTGTGGCTTATGATGAGCAAAGCAAGGAAGACGAGCACTCATGTTTCAGCGACAATACACACAGGGATATTGTAACCAACGCATTGGGTATCAAAAATGTGTACTTGGGTAGCTATACAAGAGTGGATGGTTCTAAAATAGATGGTGCTGGTATTGATGACTTGGTACAAGCTAAGGATGAAACACTAAACACTGAGATCACTTCACTGGTAAATGAGTCAGTGGAAACTTGTGAAGCAATCCAAAGTCCATTTGATCAGGAAATTCTGTCTTCAAATCCTGATGGTAGAGAGAGGGTAAAGAATGCCTTTACGATCCTGAGAGAGCAAGGCGACAAGATTGCTGAAGCCGCTCAAGTGTTGGGTTACTCTTTTGACCCTTCAGATATTTAAGCCACTTTTTCAAGATGAGTAAGCAGGGTAATCGTTTGTATTACCCTTGCTTTTTTCTCCTTAACAGAAAAGTATAACGAATGAAAAAAGTTTACTTACTGAGTATACTCCTGCTGGGTCTTTTGGCATGTGAAGACAAGGATACTACAGTCGCAACGTCATGGTATGAAGAGGGTGAGGAATTTCCGGGAGGCGCAACCTCACATTATGACATCTCTGTCAATGCCTTTTCCAATCCTGCTCCTAATCTTGAAGGTGATGGTGACCTGATCTTTGTGACTGGAAATTCATTTTTTAACCGAAACTGGGTAAAAGCCCCTTCCTCAACGGAGGATTTGGATGGTCTGGGTCCTTTCTTTAACTCCCGCTCATGCGCCGGGTGCCACTTCAAGGATGGCCGTGGAAAAGCTCCTGACCAGTTTGGCGATCCGTTATCCTCTATGCTGGTTCGCTTGAGTGTTCCAGGAAGTGGAAGTCATGGTGAACCTGTAGGCGAACCGACATACGGCGGCCAGTTAGCCAACAATGGCATTCTGGAAGTCGGAGAAAGTGGTGAAGGTGAACTGCTGATTGCATATGAAGAGATTACAGGCGAGTATGCGGATGGGGAAAAATATACAATCCGCAAGCCTACCTATACTTTTAACCTGAATCTGGGAGAGTTTGAAAGTGGTGTCATGTACTCGCCAAGGGTAGCCAACCAGATGATTGGTTTGGGGCTTCTGGAGGCAGTTGAAACTAATACCATCCTGTCTTTTGCTGACGAATTCGATACAAACAAAGACGGCATCAGTGGCAGACCAAACATGGTCTGGGACATGATTGCCCAAAAAGAGGTAATCGGGCGATTCGGTTGGAAAGCCAATATGCCCAACCTGAAACAACAGGTTGCTGGTGCCTTCCTTGGTGATATTGGCATTACCTCATCCCTATTTCCTGACGAGTCTTGTACAGATCTTGAGCAAGCTTGCAATGAAACAATAAGCGGAGGTAAACCGGAATTGAAGGAAAGCATTTTGGACAAGGTTACTTTTTACAGCTCTACACTCGCTGTACCTGTCAGGTCTCAAGCCAAGGATGAGGAAGTGCTTAAGGGAAAAGCCCTCTTCAAGCAACTTCAATGTAGCGGGTGTCATATCCCGAGTATGACAACTGGGGCACATACGATCTCTGCACTGGCCTATCAGACCATCTTTCCTTATACAGATCTCCTGCTTCATGATATGGGTGATGATTTGGCTGATAACCGACCAGACTTCCAAGCAACTGGCAATGAGTGGCGTACTCCGCCTTTATGGGGTATTGGACTGATTGAGACGGTCAATGGACATACGCAACTGCTCCATGACGGTAGAGCCAGAAACGTGGAAGAAGCCATCCTGTGGCATGGTGGAGAAGCTAGCAAATCAAAGGAAAGTTTTATTCAGCTATCAGCAGAGGAAAGAACTGCATTGATCACTTTTGTAAACTCCCTATAACGAATATGAAATCTCTAAAAATATTGGCTTGGGCAATGGTTATCCTGTCCCTTTGCGCCTGTGAATCCGATGAAGGAAGCCGTGACTTTGACAAGGAAGTATTGCTGAAAGACTTGGCTACGAATATCATTGTCCCATCCTATACACAATTTTCGGATGCCTCTTCCTCTTTCCTGAATGCGACAGTGACATTTACCGAAACGCCACAGGAAGATAACCTGATTGCCTTACAGGCAGAATGGGTGAAAATGACCAATTCATGGGCCAGCATCGAAATGGTTGACTTGGGACCCGTTGCCATCAATTACTTCCGCACGTACATCAGCCGTTGGCCACTAACAGAAACTGCGCTGATAGAGGAAGCCATCAATACGACTGAGACCATTGATGAAACCTATGTCAGTAATCAAGGCTCTACCAGAAAAGGACTACATGCAATTGAGTACCTGATCTTCGATCAGGACAATGATCACCAAAAGATCATTGATGCATTTGCAGATCCAAACAGAGGATTGTACCTGAAAGCCTTGGCGCAAAATCTGGTGACGATCTCAACACAGATGAGTAACGACTGGAGCAACACCTATCAAGCTGAGTTTATCGAAAAAATCGGCAACGGCATTGGTACGTCAGTCAATGATCTGGCGAACAATATTATCGTGTTTGCTGAGAATATTAAGAACAAGAAACTAGGTGCACCGCTAGGAAAAGGCTCCCTTACGCAAGAATTGGCGCCCGACCTTGTGGAAAGTCCATACTCCAAGACCTCGGTTGAGCAACTGAAGGAAAACCTGACTTCATTAAAATTATACTTCGAGGGGAATGGAGGAACAGGCTTAGCAAAACTGATTGATTTCTCTACTGAGAATACAGAAAACCATCAGCTCTCAGAAAAAATCATCAGCCAGATTGAGGGAATCATTACTCTTCTGGATGGTTTTAACACACCGCTCTTTACAGCAGTTGAAAACCAGCAACTGGAACAGTCGAATGAACTTTACACCGAGATGGAAAACCTGATTCGCTTGTTAAAGTCTGATATGATGTCGGCTCTTAGCCTGACGCTGACTTTCAGCGATAATGATGGGGATTAGTAATTAAACGCTTCCAAACCGACTCATTTTCAAAATAGATTATGAGTCGGTTTTTTATTGGATCAAAGTTTTACATATTTCTCTACAATATGTCTTTTAATGTTTTGCTCCTCTACAATTTCCCATCCGCTCTGAATCAGGCTATCCCCTTTTACTTCCAGTTCAAAAGTAAACTGATGCCCTCTCATCTCTTCAATTCCTGTGAATGAAAGTGTCTCTGTATATTGGTTTCCTTCCAGTGAATAAACACCTGCTCCACCATAAAAAACTTTCTGTTCATCATTGCTCTGGTTGAAAAAAGCAAAGTGTTTCCCATTGATTATTTTGATAAAATCAGTTGAGGAAAGGTCCTTATAGGTGACACTGCCGTTTTCTTGTGTTTCTGCCTGAACAAGTTTCCAGCTTCCCTGAATCTGATCAGCCAAAATAGGTTCAACGGATTCTTCTACCGAAGCAACTTTCGTGGAGTTACCTTGATCCTGACATCCAAAAAACATAGCAATTGAGGCAGCGGCTATAAGCAAGTATGTTATGCTAATTTTCATTTTTATTGGGTTTAATTACAGTTACAAAAAATTTGAGTTACGAAGATAATCCAATAACTGATAAGTAATAATTTCTTTCTGTTTACAAACTCCTTAAACCCAACCAAAAAGAAAAGTCACCTTATAAACCATAAGGTGACTTGAATAATGTCTTTTAAGCAAAAGCTTAAATCTCCTGCATTTGCCTGATTTGCGAAAGCAACACTTTTTTAGGTGTAAATGGAATCGCAGAGAGCATCACTTTTTGTGCAAAAGTTAACCCTGATACAACGTCCAACTTGCCAGCCAACATCCCTTCGTAACCATCCTTTGCTACGGAACTGGCACTCGCAGTCTTCTCAAACAACGAAGTCTTGTCCATTCCTGATACTGCTGCAAACCCCGTTTCAGTAGCACCTGGCATCAATGTAGTGACTGTTACCTTGGTGTCCCTTAACTCTTCCGCAATGGCATTGCTGAAGAATGTAACGTAAGCCTTTGTTGCATAGTAAACGGCCTGTAACGGTCCGGGCAACAGACTCGCTGTCGAGGATACATTCAGTATTTTCCCTTTATTCTTGGCGACCATATCAGGAAGAAAAAACCTTGTCAGGGCTGTCAGTGCAACAATATTCAGGTTGATCATAGCCAAATCCTGTTCCCATTCCCTTTCGTGGAACTTACCATGTCCACCAAATCCTGCATTATTTATCAAGTAATCTACTTCAATGCCTTTTTCTTTTACCTCATCGTACACTTCTTTTGGCGCACTCAGTTCCGTTAAATCTTTGGTTATCACATAAACCGCACACGAGTACTTGGCCTCCAACTCGCTTTTCAATTGGTTAAGCTTGTCTGCACTTCTGGCAACGATTACCAGATTACCTCCCTTTTCTGCATGAATTCTGGCGAATTCCTGACCTATACCACTTGAAGCTCCTGTAATTAGTGCTGTTGCTTTCATAGTTATATTTGAGTTAAAATGTGTTTCAGATTTTCGATATACAAAGCTCCCTATTTTGGCTATCTTCTTTCAGCACATTTTACAGAAAGTAAAACACATATTCCTTTTACTAAGGAAAACCATAAGCCTCACTCCTAAAATTCAATTGAAATACAGCCATTTAAATAAATGAATAGACAAAAAAATAGGATCACCCTTCTGGATGATCCTCTAAAAAGTCAATTTGGTTTTGATCT of the Limibacter armeniacum genome contains:
- a CDS encoding imelysin family protein, coding for MKKVLTLLLAGALFASCDNETEPTTDNSTLEAAVLENYSEIVYATYDDAYLTALALQNQVNLFLNDPSQAALEDAKKAWLAAREPYGQSEAFRFYGGPIDDADGPEGQLNAWPLDEAHIDYVVEGSGTNIINDTETFPEITKEVLLEQNENGSETNVALGYHAIEFLLWGQDLSDGPGGGERPYTDYTTADNANRRATYLKLAIQILVDDLASLRAEWAEGGDYRTTFVAENGSIGYILSGMGKLSKGELAGERIFVAYDEQSKEDEHSCFSDNTHRDIVTNALGIKNVYLGSYTRVDGSKIDGAGIDDLVQAKDETLNTEITSLVNESVETCEAIQSPFDQEILSSNPDGRERVKNAFTILREQGDKIAEAAQVLGYSFDPSDI
- a CDS encoding di-heme oxidoreductase family protein → MKKVYLLSILLLGLLACEDKDTTVATSWYEEGEEFPGGATSHYDISVNAFSNPAPNLEGDGDLIFVTGNSFFNRNWVKAPSSTEDLDGLGPFFNSRSCAGCHFKDGRGKAPDQFGDPLSSMLVRLSVPGSGSHGEPVGEPTYGGQLANNGILEVGESGEGELLIAYEEITGEYADGEKYTIRKPTYTFNLNLGEFESGVMYSPRVANQMIGLGLLEAVETNTILSFADEFDTNKDGISGRPNMVWDMIAQKEVIGRFGWKANMPNLKQQVAGAFLGDIGITSSLFPDESCTDLEQACNETISGGKPELKESILDKVTFYSSTLAVPVRSQAKDEEVLKGKALFKQLQCSGCHIPSMTTGAHTISALAYQTIFPYTDLLLHDMGDDLADNRPDFQATGNEWRTPPLWGIGLIETVNGHTQLLHDGRARNVEEAILWHGGEASKSKESFIQLSAEERTALITFVNSL
- a CDS encoding imelysin family protein, which gives rise to MKSLKILAWAMVILSLCACESDEGSRDFDKEVLLKDLATNIIVPSYTQFSDASSSFLNATVTFTETPQEDNLIALQAEWVKMTNSWASIEMVDLGPVAINYFRTYISRWPLTETALIEEAINTTETIDETYVSNQGSTRKGLHAIEYLIFDQDNDHQKIIDAFADPNRGLYLKALAQNLVTISTQMSNDWSNTYQAEFIEKIGNGIGTSVNDLANNIIVFAENIKNKKLGAPLGKGSLTQELAPDLVESPYSKTSVEQLKENLTSLKLYFEGNGGTGLAKLIDFSTENTENHQLSEKIISQIEGIITLLDGFNTPLFTAVENQQLEQSNELYTEMENLIRLLKSDMMSALSLTLTFSDNDGD
- a CDS encoding SDR family NAD(P)-dependent oxidoreductase, producing the protein MKATALITGASSGIGQEFARIHAEKGGNLVIVARSADKLNQLKSELEAKYSCAVYVITKDLTELSAPKEVYDEVKEKGIEVDYLINNAGFGGHGKFHEREWEQDLAMINLNIVALTALTRFFLPDMVAKNKGKILNVSSTASLLPGPLQAVYYATKAYVTFFSNAIAEELRDTKVTVTTLMPGATETGFAAVSGMDKTSLFEKTASASSVAKDGYEGMLAGKLDVVSGLTFAQKVMLSAIPFTPKKVLLSQIRQMQEI